A window from Leguminivora glycinivorella isolate SPB_JAAS2020 chromosome 16, LegGlyc_1.1, whole genome shotgun sequence encodes these proteins:
- the LOC125234634 gene encoding cuticle protein 3-like gives MKLIILAAVLAVAVAQGPFRFQPNYQTYQQQQAYQPRPRSYEGNARILRSDAEVNDRGFHYAFETENGIQAEESGQEANGIQAQGSYSYTGDDGQVYQVRYTADANGFQAQGAHLPTPPPVPEAIARALAENARDEAAGIFDDGSYHGEGNSGVVAARTFPSIPRYTPPQTRRYF, from the exons ATGAAATTg ATCATCCTGGCAGCGGTTCTAGCCGTAGCTGTGGCCCAGGGCCCCTTCCGTTTCCAGCCCAACTACCAGACTTACCAGCAGCAGCAGGCTTACCAGCCCAGGCCCAGGTCTTACGAGGGCAACGCCAGGATCCTGAGGTCTGACGCCGAGGTCAACGATAGGGGATTCCATTACGCTTTTGAGACGGAGAACG GCATCCAAGCCGAAGAGTCAGGCCAAGAAGCTAACGGCATCCAGGCTCAAGGCAGCTACTCGTACACCGGCGATGATGGCCAGGTCTACCAAGTCCGATACACCGCGGATGCCAACGGATTCCAGGCTCAGGGTGCCCATCTGCCTACTCCACCACCTGTCCCCGAGGCTATCGCTAGAGCGCTAGCTGAGAACGCTAGGGATGAGGCTGCTGGGATCTTTGATGATG GTAGCTACCACGGCGAAGGCAACTCTGGAGTAGTAGCCGCCCGCACTTTCCCCTCCATCCCCCGGTACACCCCCCCTCAGACCCGCCGCTACTTCTGA
- the LOC125234734 gene encoding putative mediator of RNA polymerase II transcription subunit 26, protein MRLITSLAAILAVASSEPVPYTTQPTEHFANNAESYQSQLEVQQQGIYADQSHYSQQDFSQSEAGYSQGHTVAFPSGQTSFAGQSTFAGQKNFAGQNFQSQRPSTEKSARIVSYQNENKGKNYQYSYETENGIKVQEQGSVQGKTLRAQGGYSYTGDDGQVYTVTYTADEHGFRPQGAHLPTPPPIPEAIQKSIEFNQREAANNNGVYDDGSYKEEIVLQQQRHRSQQQQSQRIQQINDLQPHQYSEIQPVQQIPIEHQIPEIQVQQHQEQQLPEYQPEIQQVQPQVQQFQHGQEGYQQVQQQYQQEQGWAGQEATTAGYSGWK, encoded by the exons ATGAGGCTG ATAACATCTCTAGCAGCAATACTAGCTGTAGCATCATCAGAGCCAGTTCCCTACACCACTCAACCAACAGAGCACTTCGCCAACAACGCGGAATCCTACCAATCACAGCTCGAGGTTCAGCAGCAAGGCATCTACGCGGACCAATCACATTACAGCCAGCAGGATTTCAGCCAATCAGAGGCCGGATATTCCCAAGGACACACAGTAGCGTTCCCCAGTGGACAAACGTCGTTTGCGGGACAAAGTACTTTTGCTGGGCAGAAAAATTTTGCTGGACAGAATTTTCAGTCTCAAAGACCTTCCACTGAAAAATCAGCAAGAATAGTTAGCTACCAGAATGAAAATAAGGGAAAGAATTATCAGTACTCTTATGAGACTGAAAACG GAATCAAAGTGCAAGAGCAAGGTTCCGTCCAAGGTAAAACCCTGCGCGCCCAAGGAGGGTACTCCTACACCGGTGATGATGGCCAGGTCTACACAGTGACGTACACTGCTGACGAGCACGGCTTCAGACCCCAAGGAGCTCATCTGCCAACGCCCCCACCGATTCCTGAGGCTATACAGAAGAGCATTGAGTTCAATCAGAGGGAGGCGGCGAATAATAACGGAGTTTATGATGATG GAAGTTACAAAGAAGAAATCGTACTCCAACAGCAGCGCCATAGATCTCAACAGCAACAGAGCCAGCGCATCCAGCAGATCAACGATCTCCAGCCACACCAATACTCAGAAATCCAGCCAGTCCAACAAATCCCCATCGAGCACCAGATCCCTGAGATCCAAGTCCAACAACACCAAGAACAGCAGCTACCAGAGTACCAGCCGGAGATCCAGCAAGTTCAGCCACAGGTCCAACAGTTCCAGCACGGTCAAGAGGGGTACCAGCAAGTCCAGCAACAATATCAACAGGAGCAAGGCTGGGCTGGACAGGAGGCCACCACGGCTGGATACAGTGGATGGAAGTAA